The following DNA comes from Bacillaceae bacterium S4-13-56.
CTCGGTTTGCTTCCCGGTTATCAAATACAAGTTAATAGAAAAATGAAGTTCACCTTAGTCTGTGGACTAGTCCTTATCACATTAGAATATCCACAGTGTTTTCCACAACTAACCCTACATATCCCCAACTATAACAAGAGTTTTCCACATTATCCACAAAAATAATTGAGTTTATCCACGTTTATTCACAAGTTTTAAACCCTTATAGAACAAGAACTTTCAAAACTTATACACACTCAAAAAGGAAACTTGTGTATAACACCCTCCCATAATAAAAAACCAGCCTCCCTAATGAGAAGCTGGTCCATTTACATTCCGTGTAGCATATCTTTCAATTGATAAGGAAGGATCAGCATTTAATGTCCAATCTGCGCGATGCCCCCGTTCATAGGCAATGCTGGCAGCTGCTCCAATCATGGCAGCATTGTCTGTACACAAATGAAGAGGTGGAACCATGACATCAACAGGCTCGTCAGCAAAAACTTCTACCAGCCTCTTTCTTAGGCCTCTATTAGCTGCTACCCCACCGGCAACAATTAACTGCTTTACTCCGAAGTCTTGGACTGCCTTGGCTGTTTTTGTTACCACTACATCGACAACAGCCTCTTGAAAGCTTGCAGCTATATCCTCTTTAGGGATCTCTTGATTTTTCTGTCTTGCATTGTGAAGCGTATTAATAACAGCGGATTTCAATCCACTAAAGCTAAAATCATAAGAATCAGGCTCTAACCAAGCCCGAGGAAAGTCGATCGATATTTGACCCTCACTAGCCAAACGGTCAATATGAGGGCCTCCTGGGTATGGTAAATCGAGTGTTC
Coding sequences within:
- the tsaD gene encoding tRNA (adenosine(37)-N6)-threonylcarbamoyltransferase complex transferase subunit TsaD, with the protein product MKNHTILAIETSCDETAVAVVKNGRELLANVVSSQIDSHKRFGGVVPEIASRHHTEQITMVLEEALQTSGLSMDDIDAVAVTEGPGLVGALLIGVNAAKALAFSHQKPLIGVHHIAGHIYANRLEKEFEFPLLSLVISGGHTELILMKEHGEFEVIGETRDDAAGEAYDKVARTLDLPYPGGPHIDRLASEGQISIDFPRAWLEPDSYDFSFSGLKSAVINTLHNARQKNQEIPKEDIAASFQEAVVDVVVTKTAKAVQDFGVKQLIVAGGVAANRGLRKRLVEVFADEPVDVMVPPLHLCTDNAAMIGAAASIAYERGHRADWTLNADPSLSIERYATRNVNGPASH